A part of Capsicum annuum cultivar UCD-10X-F1 chromosome 6, UCD10Xv1.1, whole genome shotgun sequence genomic DNA contains:
- the LOC107876155 gene encoding ATP-dependent DNA helicase DDX11, translated as MEERREFPGFPYEPYSIQLDFMKALYQSLNKGGVAMLESPTGTGKTLSIICSALQWLVDKKQHQKNHVDSSSNFSGKKEDELGVDDEPDWMRNFVIKNDTKSPEKKTKEKKKMGFNKKIDRKGERENVRDLVSNRGEKAEDTDIEKVNNLQTKHEDEGMDEEEFLVEEYESEDENGGRLKRRGGGVSVNSSSEEEKDEDSMEDEEDEARPKIYFCSRTHSQLSQFIKELRKTKFADEVKVVCLGSRKNFCINQEVLKLGSSTQINERCLELQKSRKKEISKKSKTKNTGAGGRVRRSKTSSGCPMLRNHKRGKEFRSEASQQGPLDIEDLVQIGHDFKTCPYYGSRSLVHTADLVVLPYQSLLSKSSRESLGLSLKDSVIVVDEAHNLADSLVSMYNSKITLSQLELVHSHLESYFIHFCNLLGPGNRRYIQIMMVLTRAFLQVLRNEDCQSNFDPVSNAEGSKTGFESSMAINEFLFSQNIDNINLFKLVRYIEESTIMHKVCGYRNKLAFSEEVSASKNDGESSHDESALSGFQALVSILLSLTNKDGDGRIIISRTKPKCSMEQGGFLKYVMLTGEKIFSEILNQAHAVILAGGTLQPIEETKERLFPWLPPDQLHFFSCGHIIPSENILPIVVPQGPSGHSFDFSYSVRSSSVMIQELGLLISNLVNIVPEGMVLFFSSFDYEGQVYDAWKESGIIGRIMKKKRIFREPRSSTDVETVLKEYKETIDALSHNSSKRNPESRNGAILLAIVGGKVSEGINFSDGMGRCMVMVGLPYPNPADIELMERIKHIEGFDTSVGKNTKFQAERSWYSGDAQAGLHILKSCKHRGKQYYENLCMKAVNQSIGRAIRHINDYAAILLVDKRYTYDPSERNFSHSTNKLPQWIKGHLVSGTKNYGELQRLLHQFFKFHKGKEDNR; from the exons ATGGAAGAGAGAAGAGAATTTCCGGGATTTCCCTACGAACCCTACTCCATTCAGCTTGATTTCATGAAGGCCCTTTACCAATCCCTCAATAAAGGTGGTGTTGCCATGCTCGAAAGTCCCACTG GGACTGGTAAAACACTCAGTATAATTTGCAGTGCCCTTCAATGGCTTGTCGATAAAAAGCAACATCAGAAAAACCACGTAGattcttcttcaaatttcagtgggAAGAAAGAAGATGAGTTGGGGGTTGATGATGAACCAGATTGGATGAGGAACTTTGTCATTAAGAATGATACCAAATCGCCCGAAAAGAAGacaaaggaaaagaagaaaatggGGTTCAACAAAAAAATTGATAGGAAAGGGGAAAGGGAAAATGTCAGAGATTTAGTAAGTAACAGAGGTGAGAAGGCGGAAGATACTGACATAGAAAAGGTAAATAATTTACAGACAAAACATGAGGATGAGGGAATGGATGAAGAGGAGTTTTTGGTTGAAGAGTATGAGAGTGAAGATGAAAATGGAGGACGACTGAAAAGGAGGGGTGGTGGGGTGTCAGTTAATTCCTCAAGTGAGGAGGAAAAGGATGAAGATAGCATGGAAGATGAAGAAGACGAGGCTAGACCCAAGATTTACTTTTGCAGCCGGACACATTCACAACTTTCACAATTCATAAAGGAGTTGAGGAAGACTAAATTTGCAGATGAAGTAAAGGTTGTATGTTTAGGGTCTAGGAAGAATTTCTGCATTAATCAAG AGGTGTTGAAGCTAGGAAGCTCCACTCAGATAAATGAGAGATGTTTGGAGCTtcaaaaaagtagaaagaaagaaatttctaaAAAGTCTAAAACAAAG AACACCGGAGCTGGTGGCAGAGTGAGGAGGTCAAAAACTTCCTCAGGATGCCCAATGCTTAGAAATCACAAAAGAGGAAAAGAATTCCGAAGTGAGGCTTCTCAACAAGGGCCTCTGGATATTGAGGATCTTGTTCAGATTGGACATGACTTTAAAACTTGTCCTTACTACGGCTCAAGAAGCTTGGTACACACAGCAGATCTTGTGGTTCTCCCTTATCAATCTCTTCTATCAAAATCATCACGTGAATCACTTGGTTTAAGTTTAAAAGATAGCGTTATTGTCGTAGATGAAGCTCATAATTTAGCTGATTCTCTTGTCAGCATGTACAACTCAAAAATTACACTCTCACag TTGGAACTCGTGCATTCTCACTTGGAGAGTTACTTCATTCACTTTTGCAATCTGTTAGGGCCAGGCAACCGAAGATATATTCAAATAATGATGGTCCTTACTCGGGCTTTTCTACAAGTTTTGCGTAATGAGGATTGCCAAAGCAACTTTGACCCCGTTTCAAATGCTGAGGGAAGTAAAACTGGATTTGAGTCATCCATGGCCATAAACGAGTTCTTATTTTCCCAGAATATTGACAACATAAACCTGTTTAAGCTCGTGCGCTATATTGAAGAAAGCACTATAATGCACAAG GTATGTGGATATCGGAATAAATTAGCTTTCTCAGAAGAAGTTTCAGCATCGAAAAATGACGGTGAAAGCAGTCATGATGAAAGTGCTTTATCCGGTTTCCAAGCATTAGTTAGCATATTACTGTCGCTGACAAATAAAGATGGTGATGGAAGAATAATAATATCAAGGACAAAGCCAAAATGCTCCATGGAACAAGGAGGGTTTCTGAAATATGTCATGCTCACAGGAGAAAAGATATTTTCTGAG ATCTTGAATCAAGCTCATGCTGTCATATTGGCTGGTGGGACTTTGCAACCTATAGAAGAAACAAAAGAACGTCTGTTTCCTTGGTTACCGCCGGATCAGTTGCATTTCTTTTCCTGTGGTCATATCATCCCGTCTGAAAATATTCTACCGATTGTTGTTCCTCAGGGGCCTTCTGGCCACTCTTTTGATTTTAGTTACAGTGTCAGAAGTTCATCAGTCATG ATACAAGAATTAGGGCTGTTGATCTCCAATTTGGTAAATATAGTTCCTGAAGGCATGGTTCTTTTCTTCTCATCGTTTGACTACGAAGGCCAGGTCTATGATGCATGGAAGGAGTCGGGCATCATTGGAAGAATTATGAAAAAGAAGCGCATATTTAGAGAGCCTAGAAGTAGTACAGATGTGGAAACTGTTTTGAAGGAATACAAGGAAACAATTGATGCACTGTCCCATAACAGTTCTAAGCGGAACCCAGAATCAAGAAATGGTGCGATTCTCCTTGCTATTGTGGGTGGGAAAGTGTCAGAGGGTATCAACTTCAGTGATGGGATGGGTCGATGCATGGTCATGGTTGGATTGCCCTATCCTAATCCTGCTGACATCGAGTTGATGGAAAGGATTAAACATATCGAAGGATTTGATACTTCTGTTGGTAAGAATACCAAATTTCAGGCTGAAAGGAGCTGGTATAGTGGAGATGCTCAAGCTGGGCTTCACATCCTAAAAAGCTGCAAGCATAGAGGAAAGCAGTATTATGAGAATCTTTGCATGAAAGCTGTGAATCAATCAATTG GTAGAGCAATTCGGCATATTAATGACTATGCTGCCATCCTATTAGTTGATAAACGGTATACATATGATCCTTCTGAAAGAAACTTCTCACACTCAACCAACAAGTTACCACAGTGGATTAAAGGCCATCTTGTTTCTGGAACAAAGAATTATGGAGAACTCCAGAGACTGCTGCATCAATTCTTCAAGTTCCACAAAGGCAAAGAGGACAACCGATAA
- the LOC107876157 gene encoding uncharacterized protein LOC107876157: protein MGELYRKPQMLFKKPFQKTKSLFLKTLHNLNSFLFKSHHKLPKVCHFNPFFSRSNRIPSSIIQELDEFYRDFAQQLEYREQNEVPERNNIDEESLNNTMKDRIQRETISEERKGDDFFRNKSKGEILAQKMKELDMMDEEDLDQMLDIREVLYYYSHLKCPVYLDIVDRYFMGMYNELSLPQTFINVNSSV from the coding sequence ATGGGGGAGTTATACAGAAAGCCACAAATGTTGTTTAAGAAACCCTTTCAGAAGACCAAGAGCTTGTTCCTCAAAACTCTACATAATCTCAATTCATTTCTCTTTAAAAGTCACCACAAGTTACCTAAAGTTTGTCACTTCAATCCCTTCTTCTCTCGAAGCAACCGAATTCCAAGCAGCATTATTCAAGAATTGGATGAATTCTACAGAGACTTTGCGCAACAATTGGAATATCGCGAACAAAATGAGGTCCCGGAGAGAAACAACATCGATGAAGAATCATTAAACAACACTATGAAAGACCGGATACAAAGAGAAACAATCAGTGAAGAAAGAAAGGGAGATGACTTCTTTCGGAACAAGAGTAAAGGTGAGATTTTAGCGCAGAAGATGAAGGAACTAGACATGATGGATGAGGAAGATTTGGATCAAATGCTGGACATAAGAGAAGTGCTCTACTACTACTCTCATCTAAAATGTCCAGTTTACCTTGACATTGTTGACAGGTATTTCATGGGAATGTATAATGAGTTATCACTTCCACAGACATTCATCAATGTCAATAGTTCAGTGTGA